In Montipora foliosa isolate CH-2021 chromosome 13, ASM3666993v2, whole genome shotgun sequence, one DNA window encodes the following:
- the LOC137983186 gene encoding uncharacterized protein, with protein sequence MDNLLRLLLLLLALKFSDCLSWSINSPQNVKLGSPVTLEWNVSLTREEKTKANRFSFILVERELFLYSDQWQIIVVKQYLGAATQEIDKRDSFDVIPGNDITIKVKNVTELDLTRFRCTFFSSFAAPKSDILVDITDINVKVRLVGGSTPDKGRVEVYRSGFWGTICSDGWDLSDASVVCRMLGYQSAWSAGCCNDYRGGTGPVWLSEMSCTGQESTLSQCGHKGWGVNNCNHGKDAGVICHGAPTQEPTTPTSTPVTSMTTEPPEEPIRVRLVNGTDTFGRVEVFYNGNWGTVCDDDWDIEDTTVVCRMLNFTYAWTAVSYGDLVLPHDDSLLGAGRIWLDDVDCIGNESSLSECGHSGWSVHNCDHVEDAGVWCGDSPRPLNQPVSLVNANNKFPPPSSVQVRLVNGSNDREGRVEVFYNGKWGTVCDDDFDILDANVVCRMLGFPGAISALPEAHFGAGNENQEIVLDDLWCQGHESSLVSCVNRRWTSSNCLHEEDAGVICMKKPPIVRLRDGPSPDSGRVEIYHSGIWGTICDDYWDIRDATVVCNMLGYNYTWAAVSYILQADPSADLIGKGPIWLDNVACNGNESSITECGHNGWLVHNCDHQEDAGVYCGNSPRPAFFPENQVINDAGKPTKLPTVQVRLINGSSNREGRIEVLYNGEWGTVCDDDFDILDANVICRMLGFPGAVSAEINGRFGPGNSTQRILLDDLWCSGNEVSVASCSFRGWGSHDCTHSEDAGVVCKEIPPVIYIELVGDPNYANQGLVSLFYNGQWGTVCDDAWDINDAHVVCRMLGYPSAIGFTTDSYFGATQSGPIWLDEVNCTGTEETLAGCPHDGWGIHNCDHTEDAGVVCQYDFTVSAKDASCNFDIWYCGWDNDLTADFTWTRQLGSTPSIGTGPSEDHTGFGYYFYIESSGRIRGTVARLQSPKIQSNGNATCMVFYYHMYGQSIETLRVKVGDQVLWEISGSQGNNWYKATLPLNYDGIYVVKFEGVVGNDAFSDIAIDDVEFVENTVCEKTAETLVKPEIVWISPSRKAKLGESVILGCTATGLPIPHVVWQKDGRVLLQGQGYANITISSISPADGGTYQCSAVNVVSDHTLAIVLQVEGSPTDTVITTNLSYNAVALGENVALYCLSSGFPLPFCHFYREGHFINANQSIYVIENFTAADKGEYYCNCSNIAGVDKASIILALYEPPSISTIFPPHQLVNETGAFEIFCNATGNPPPTIAWSKFGGSSKVYPSGNILRRENVAKSDVGNYKCTAVSVRGENVTAEASVELDFSSPTIVHSPQNVTVTEIERKNVTMFCNATGRPTAQLTWIRVKDGVIVAYGNLLTIRAADRSYRGEYRCEANNGVGQPASKSAYLDVLYAPSSTRLSTDRPNNLVRGNGRIALTCTTDANPPVSQYRFYRNGVLIRTSFKGKHVIQKASYSDAGTYLCLPVNSLGNGTSSSVVVTVFGAFSIISFPQNVTINETGTASFFCNATSFFPYESLKTQITWNKQEDSSLVFPPGEQLVLKNVGHSDEGTYICTADNGLGLPDTTSAVLAILHKPLNTRLEASIPDNIGVINASVILRCTADANPPVTMYKIYHNGSLISNSSSGVLNITRALSEHAGLYVCVPYNAYGRGEKTSLNVSFVGPCGVKRMYVSWSPQIVGGVAAVPGEWPWQVQIGYFDDTESFPHICGGAILDHFWIVTAAHCIQQQHKLLAATNLNVTVGEHHRDLVEGREQNIPVDKIFIHENFNFSLLQNDIALIRLKEPILFNAYVSPICLTNTDFPTNTSCYVTGWGQPGSLASSVDILQETNIPLMDHDVCKTHFRNINPVTTDMRCAGRLGQSQGSCKGDSGGPLTCERDGRWFLLGITSWSENGCMDQGDPGVFANVLYFRNWMEEIMKNNTRTQR encoded by the exons ATTGCTTATCATGGAGCATTAATTCGCCACAAAACGTGAAGCTTGGATCACCCGTTACTTTGGAATGGAATGTTTCACTAACGCGAGaagagaaaacgaaagcaaatcGCTTTTCCTTCATTCTTGTGGAACGTGAGTTGTTCCTCTACAGCGACCAATGGCAGATTATTGTCGTAAAGCAGTACTTGGGCGCCGCTACCCAAGAGATCGACAAGCGAGACTCTTTTGATGTCATTCCTGGGAATGATATCACCATCAAAGTGAAGAATGTCACCGAATTAGACTTGACTCGTTTTCGCTGTacttttttcagctcttttgcGGCGCCGAAGAGTGACATTCTCGTGGATATCACAG ATATCAATGTCAAAGTTCGACTTGTCGGTGGCTCTACCCCGGATAAAGGTCGGGTAGAAGTTTACCGCAGTGGATTCTGGGGAACCATATGCAGTGACGGTTGGGACCTTTCAGATGCGTCAGTTGTTTGTAGAATGTTGGGATACCAAAGTGCCTGGTCTGCGGGGTGTTGTAATGATTACCGAGGTGGCACTGGCCCCGTTTGGTTAAGCGAAATGTCCTGTACTGGACAAGAGTCTACCTTATCGCAATGTGGCCACAAAGGCTGGGGTGTCAACAACTGCAATCACGGAAAAGATGCAGGTGTGATATGTCATGGTGCGCCAACACAGGAACCAACAACGCCCACCAGCACTCCGGTAACATCAATGACTACGGAACCACCAGAGG AACCAATCCGCGTCCGCTTGGTTAACGGTACCGATACTTTTGGCCGAGTGGAGGTCTTCTACAATGGCAATTGGGGCACAGTCTGTGACGACGATTGGGACATTGAGGACACCACTGTAGTTTGCCGAATGCTTAATTTTACCTATGCATGGACTGCAGTCTCGTATGGCGATTTGGTATTGCCACATGACGATAGCCTTCTCGGAGCGGGGCGTATTTGGCTTGATGATGTGGACTGTATTGGTAACGAAAGCTCCTTGAGCGAGTGCGGGCATAGTGGTTGGTCGGTTCATAACTGTGATCATGTGGAGGATGCTGGAGTGTGGTGCGGAGATTCACCAAGGCCACTTAACCAACCTGTTTCTTTGGTTAATGCCAATAACAAGTTTCCACCACCTAGCT CTGTTCAAGTTCGTCTGGTCAATGGATCAAATGATCGTGAAGGTCGTGTCGAGGTTTTCTACAATGGTAAATGGGGAACAGTCTGTGACGATGACTTCGACATTCTAGATGCTAATGTGGTCTGTCGGATGCTTGGGTTCCCTGGGGCGATATCCGCTCTCCCTGAGGCGCATTTTGGTGCCGGAAATGAGAACCAGGAAATAGTGCTCGATGACTTATGGTGCCAGGGACACGAGTCATCTCTTGTTTCTTGCGTTAACAGACGGTGGACCTCAAGTAATTGCCTTCACGAAGAAGATGCTGGAGTCATTTGCATGAAAAAAC cCCCGATTGTCCGACTAAGAGATGGCCCTTCTCCTGATTCTGGCCGCGTGGAAATCTATCACAGTGGAATATGGGGCACAATCTGTGACGACTACTGGGATATCCGAGATGCGACTGTGGTCTGTAATATGTTAGGATACAATTATACTTGGGCTGCGGTTTCGTACATATTACAAGCAGATCCATCAGCAGATCTCATTGGAAAAGGACCGATTTGGCTCGATAATGTCGCTTGTAATGGAAATGAGTCTTCCATAACGGAGTGTGGTCATAATGGTTGGTTAGTACACAACTGCGATCATCAGGAGGATGCTGGAGTTTATTGTGGCAATAGCCCAAGGCCAGCCTTTTTCCCAGAGAATCAAGTAATTAATGATGCTGGTAAACCTACAAAATTGCCAA CTGTTCAAGTGCGCCTGATTAACGGATCAAGTAACCGGGAAGGTCGCATCGAAGTGCTCTACAATGGTGAATGGGGAACAGTGTGTGATGATGACTTTGACATTCTCGATGCAAATGTCATTTGTCGAATGTTAGGTTTTCCTGGTGCAGTGTCTGCCGAGATAAATGGAAGATTTGGACCTGGAAACTCAACCCAGAGAATACTCCTGGATGATTTGTGGTGCAGTGGGAATGAGGTTTCTGTTGCATCTTGTTCCTTCAGGGGATGGGGATCTCATGATTGTACCCACTCAGAAGACGCTGGAGTAGTTTGCAAAGAGATACCTCCAG TTATATACATTGAGCTTGTGGGTGACCCGAATTACGCCAATCAAGGCCTCGTTTCCCTCTTCTATAATGGACAGTGGGGAACGGTATGCGATGATGCATGGGATATTAATGATGCTCATGTCGTCTGCCGCATGTTGGGCTACCCAAGTGCCATTGGCTTTACCACAGATTCCTATTTTGGCGCCACTCAATCGGGACCGATATGGTTGGATGAAGTGAATTGTACAGGAACAGAGGAAACGCTTGCAGGCTGTCCTCATGACGGCTGGGGAATACACAACTGCGACCATACTGAAGATGCAGGGGTCGTCTGTCAGTACGACTTTACTGTGAGTGCAAAAG ATGCAAGCTGCAACTTTGACATTTGGTATTGCGGCTGGGATAACGACCTCACTGCGGACTTTACGTGGACTCGTCAACTTGGCTCCACACCATCGATAGGAACAGGGCCTTCAGAGGACCATACCGGCTTTG GATATTACTTTTATATAGAGTCGTCTGGAAGAATTAGGGGTACCGTTGCTCGACTCCAGTCTCCCAAGATACAAAGCAATGGAAATGCTACATGTATGGTGTTTTATTATCATATGTACGGACAATCCATTGAAACCCTCAGAGTCAAAGTTGGGGATCAAGTTTTGTGGGAGATTTCGGGAAGTCAAGGGAACAATTGGTACAAGGCGACCCTTCCGCTTAACTATGATGGAATATATGTG GTAAAATTCGAAGGCGTGGTTGGAAATGATGCTTTCAGTGACATCGCTATCGACGACGTTGAATTTGTAGAGAACACAGTATGCGAAAAAACAGCTGAAACTTTAG TTAAACCAGAGATAGTTTGGATTTCCCCAAGCCGGAAGGCCAAGCTTGGTGAAAGCGTTATCTTAGGATGCACAGCAACTGGTCTGCCTATCCCACACGTTGTATGGCAGAAAGATGGCCGAGTTTTACTGCAAGGACAAGGATATGCCAACATCACCATATCAAGCATCTCTCCAGCTGATGGCGGAACTTATCAGTGTTCAGCTGTAAATGTTGTGTCAGACCACACACTGGCAATAGTGCTGCAGGTTGAAG gaAGTCCTACAGACACTGTCATCACAACAAACTTGTCGTACAACGCGGTTGCACTCGGCGAGAATGTCGCGCTGTACTGCTTGTCTAGTGGATTTCCTCTGCCATTTTGTCATTTCTACCGCGAGGGACATTTCATAAATGCCAATCAGAGCATCTATGTAATTGAGAACTTCACGGCGGCAGACAAAGGAGAATACTACTGCAACTGTTCCAATATTGCGGGTGTGGACAAAGCCAGCATCATACTGGCGTTATATG AGCCACCGAGTATCTCTACCATTTTTCCTCCTCATCAGCTCGTAAACGAAACCGGAGCTTTCGAAATTTTCTGCAATGCTACTGGAAACCCTCCACCAACAATAGCATGGTCTAAGTTTGGAGGCAGCAGCAAAGTTTATCCCTCGGGAAATATTCTCCGTAGAGAAAACGTCGCCAAATCGGACGTTGGAAATTACAAGTGCACAGCAGTGAGCGTGCGTGGAGAGAACGTAACCGCCGAAGCGTCAGTGGAGCTGGACTTCT ccTCGCCAACCATAGTCCACAGCCCACAGAATGTTACTGTCACAGAAATTGAGAGGAAGAACGTGACAATGTTCTGCAATGCAACAGGCAGACCAACAGCACAGCTCACCTGGATACGAGTCAAAGATGGTGTAATAGTAGCTTATGGGAACCTCTTAACAATAAGAGCTGCTGACCGATCATATCGTGGGGAATACAGATGTGAAGCTAACAACGGAGTGGGACAGCCGGCGTCTAAATCAGCTTACCTTGATGTGCTGT ATGCTCCATCCTCGACAAGACTATCGACCGATAGACCAAACAATCTTGTTAGAGGCAATGGTCGAATTGCCCTGACGTGCACCACAGACGCCAACCCACCTGTCAGCCAATACCGGTTTTATCGAAACGGTGTGCTGATTAGAACCAGTTTTAAAGGAAAGCACGTGATTCAGAAAGCTAGTTATTCTGATGCTGGAACGTACCTTTGCTTGCCAGTCAACAGTCTGGGAAATGGGACAAGCAGCTCCGTGGTTGTCACTGTTTTTG GTGCTTTTTCTATTATTTCTTTCCCTCAAAACGTAACCATAAACGAAACTGGAACCGCATCATTTTTCTGCAATGCAACATCCTTTTTTCCCTACGAGAGTCTCAAAACCCAAATCACTTGGAATAAACAAGAAGACAGTAGTTTAGTGTTTCCACCCGGTGAGCAGCTGGTTCTAAAAAATGTTGGTCACAGTGATGAGGGAACGTACATCTGTACGGCGGATAATGGATTGGGACTTCCTGACACGACTTCTGCTGTACTGGCCATTTTGC ATAAACCATTAAATACCAGACTAGAAGCCTCCATCCCTGATAACATTGGAGTAATCAATGCATCCGTGATATTGAGATGCACTGCAGATGCCAATCCTCCGGTTACTATGTACAAAATTTACCACAATGGGAGCCTGATTTCCAATTCATCGTCTGGTGTATTGAACATAACACGTGCGCTTTCAGAACATGCTGGGCTGTACGTCTGTGTGCCTTACAACGCCTATGGCAGGGGAGAAAAAACGTCCTTAAACGTATCCTTTGTGG GACCCTGTGGTGTCAAGCGAATGTACGTTTCCTGGTCACCTCAGATAGTGGGAGGCGTGGCTGCTGTGCCGGGGGAGTGGCCGTGGCAGGTGCAAATTGGATACTTTGACGACACGGAAAGCTTCCCTCACATCTGTGGcggcgccatcttggatcaCTTCTGGATTGTTACTGCAGCGCATTGTATTCAACAGCAACACAAGTTACTAGCGGCAACTAATTTAAATGTCACTGTTG GGGAACACCATCGAGATCTCGTAGAAGGAAGAGAACAAAACATTCCAGTGGACAAGATTTTTATACATGAAAATTTTAACTTCTCCCTGCTACAAAACGACATCGCTCTCATTAGACTCAAAGAACCGATATTATTCAATGCGTATGTGTCGCCCATCTGCCTCACGAACACAGACTTTCCAACCAATACTAGCTGTTATGTCACTGGTTGGGGACAACCAGGATCTCTCGCATCGTCGGTGGACATCCTTCAGGAAACTAACATTCCCCTGATGGACCACGACGTGTGTAAAACGCATTTCCGTAACATTAATCCAGTAACAACGGACATGCGCTGCGCTGGGAGATTAGGACAAAGTCAAGGTTCATGTAAAGGAGACAGCGGAGGACCGCTGACCTGTGAGCGCGACGGGCGTTGGTTCTTACTCGGTATTACGAGCTGGAGTGAAAATGGCTGTATGGATCAGGGGGATCCAGGAGTGTTTGCGAATGTTCTTTATTTCAGGAATTGGATGGAGGAAATTATGAAAAACAATACTAGGACACAACGGTGA